The following proteins are co-located in the Macrobrachium rosenbergii isolate ZJJX-2024 chromosome 26, ASM4041242v1, whole genome shotgun sequence genome:
- the Vta1 gene encoding vacuolar protein sorting-associated protein VTA1 homolog: MSAVNLPPCPPQLKQVQHYLKLASDYDKREPVVSYWARLYGLQTALKIDRKSPEARALLTSLMDYLENFKREHADNESVTSDVAGQALVENVAHKLFIWADGEDRAARFNKNVVKVFYTAGLIFDVCEVFGELTEEVAAQRKYAKWKATYIHNCLKKGETPIPGPMGGEDEGLGEDIDKEGEGAVGLGWSQPPQPHPGLPSVPNSDPTGLPSVSSSSPTHGIPMAPSGSDSLSQPQNTPAAAAYSHPQVPHAFPTPAAAPVIAPGVIPSTGDNLPKLSPDKLTKAQKYCRWAISALDYEDSKTAMSNLQKALNLLSTGQDS, from the exons atgtCGGCTGTTAACCTACCCCCGTGTCCTCCTCAGCTGAAACAAGTCCAGCATTACTTAAAACTCGCCAGCGATTATGACAAGAGAGAGCCAGTCGTGTCTTATTGGG CTCGTCTATATGGCCTACAGACAGCCCTCAAGATTGACCGAAAATCGCCAGAAGCCAGAGCACTCTTGACCAGCCTTATGGATTACTTAGAAAACTTTAAAAGG GAGCATGCTGATAATGAATCGGTGACCAGTGATGTTGCTGGTCAAGCCTTAGTCGAAAATGTTGCTCATAAGCTCTTCATTTGGGCAGATGGGGAAGATAGGGCTGCAAGGTTTAACAA AAATGTGGTTAAAGTATTTTATACAGCTGGCCTGATATTTGATGTATGTGAAGTTTTTGGAGAACTGACAGAGGAAGTGGCAGCTCAGAGGAAGTATGCCAAGTGGAAAGCTACATACATTCATAACTGCCTGAAGAAAGGTGAAACTCCAATTCCAGGGCCAATGGGTGGAG AGGATGAAGGCCTGGGAGAAGACATAGACAAAGAAGGTGAAGGTGCAGTGGGACTGGGCTGGTCACAACCCCCACAGCCACACCCAGGTTTGCCATCTGTTCCAAACAGTGATCCAACTGGTCTGCCTTCTGTGTCCTCCTCGTCACCCACTCATGGTATTCCGATGGCCCCAAGTggatcagattctctctctcaaccccagAATACCCCTGCTGCTGCAGCATATTCTCATCCCCAG GTGCCTCACGCATTTCCCACTCCAGCTGCAGCTCCTGTTATTGCCCCAGGTGTTATACCCAGTACTGGAG ATAACCTACCAAAACTTAGCCCAGACAAGCTAACAAAAGCACAGAAGTATTGCCGATGGGCGATATCTGCCTTAGACTACGAAGATTCCAAAACAGCTATGTCAAACCTTCAGAAGGCTCTCAATCTACTCTCAACAGGACAAGACAGCTGA